CAATTTATTTGAGCAATAAAATAGATTTGCAACAGGAGCCATTTGATGTGGATGAGAAAACTGAGGATATATGTTCAATCTTACAGAACGATAAGGATATTTCCAAATTAATGAACGATATTGTACCTCATCAAATTAGTTATAAAAACTTTTGGAATATTTATTTCCTACAAAAGAACAGAATATTGGataaagaaagtaaaagaaaagaaatcttgTCTAAGAAGGATAAGGAAAcagaagaggaggaagtTGAGTGggatgatgaagacgatgagGTAGAAGGAGTTGATGGAAACAAGcgtgaaaaagaaacaaatgcTGATGTGCCAGAAGAGGAATTGAAAGAGATTACTGGCGCTGAGAGCCTCGTTGAGAATGacgatgatggtgatgatgacgatgatgactGGGAATAAGTGGTTTCTTTCACGTGATATACGTAAGTCaagttatatatatttacataCTTTTCATGGCGTATTacaatagaagaaaaaatcaccaAACCAAGAGATGCAGAGGAAAGAAGACAAAACTTGTGGTGTTatcttatttttatatcatTCCAGGAAAATCCGTTTTTGTTACCGTCGAGACaaactttttatttaaagGTTTGTCACTTTTTCCTTTAGAGCTACTGAGGCATCAAGATAAAGGAGAAGAGCAATGTGTTCACAGAGTTGTTCCTTTTATAATTCAAATGAATCAAACACCATAGACGCGGTGATAAAATAAAACGTATGCATTAGAATTAATAGCATCAGTCTGGTTTTTGACAGGTTTATATTTGGTATCATCAAAATATAGCCATCCTTTCTTCAATCCCTTTTTTACATAAGCCGTATAATGACCTCCATAGAGAGTACCAAAATGACATGCCACACCATACAGTTCGTACTTAAAAGGTGGTATTTGCCCTCTTATTGGtaattcatcatcattgaCACCTGGAGGGAAAACGCCATCAAAATCATTAGCCCAAAATGGAGTCAAGTCTAATAAAAACGGATATCTGACAAAAtcgttatttttgtttaagAAATTATCAAACCTCTTCAAATGAACTATCAGATTTCTCGGTAGCCTTGTCACCGTCAATTGCTTTGTAGAAGGTTGCCTTTGTTTACAATGCGGACACAACCATTGTTCCTCTACCTCCAGATTTTCACATTTGGTAAACTCTTTAAAACAATCTTCAATGGTTATCTTATTTTGAGAGTTCTTCTTTGGAATAGGAATTGACAGCACTGTGAAAGGTTGATATGTTGTCGAAGTATGATTGCAAACTTTGCACCTTAACCGTGATGCGTATTGACCCTGAAACAAGTCGACAATAACACTAAAGTCAGTAGTTAAAAACCTTTCCCATTCTATTGATGAGGCAATTCTCAGCGATAGTTTTTCTCGCCTTGCCTCGGCTTCTTGAGAAAGTTCTTTTAATGGTGGATTCGAACCGCATTGATTCAAATCTTCGTGTAATCCATCTAGAAGGAATTGGCAAAATTCTTGGCAGTCCTGTTGAGATGCAGTCTTAAATAATGAGTTGACTGATCCACATGccaatttgaatttgattgGTGATATagaaattttcttcgaaCTATCAACTTGTTCTTTGTACATCATGTGAACCAGTCTCGCAAAATACTTTGCCAATATACCCTTCGATCCCAGCTTActattgatattgatatgCTTGGCATACGAGTCGTCTAAGAATATCTGAGTTAATTCGTGTGTGCCCAAAATACATTGAATAATACAGTTCATGTAACATGAATTTCCTAGATTTTCTAACCCGACTGCGAAATCAAGATCATAATTGTGAGAAGAGGAAGTTGGTGCGAAATCAGTATGATCTGAAGAGTTGTTATTAGATAAGGAAAGACTTGAAGGTTGGATAGTAGACGTGGCGGAATTGTGGCCATTAGAGTTCATATTTAAATTCATACTAATTGTCTGTGGGAACCGTTGCAACTTTGGCGTTGTAGTTCTTGATGGAGAAGTGATTGCCCTAGTGTTAATAGGTGTTATATGTGCGAAAGAGTTGTGGTTCAATTGTTCTCTTTGGTTCGTCATAAAATCTGCTTCATTGTTTTTCCAAAGATGTGGCGTTTCTGGATAATTAACTGGCAATGAATCATGTTTTATCGGGTTTGGCGAGTGTAGGAGtaatggtgatggtgaGTTCGATATGGATAATGAGGATATGGAAtataaatttgaatttgaactTGAGTTTTTCAGGCAAGGTGAAGTGTAGTTTGAAAACAATTTCTTAAAACTTGAAGATCTTTTTACCGCATGATTACTACTTgattgctgttgttgctgttgttgaagGTGATTCACTGGAGTTGGTGCAATTAGCATTTCTTTCATAGAGTCATCCATCGAATGTCTTATACTAGGAGACATCCTAGGTAAATGCTGTAAACTTAAACCAGAAGTGTTACCATTAACATAAACGCTATCATCTTTAACATTGCCACTCGGTGGAAAAGACGAAGAGACTTGATTTCCATGGTTTGAGTTCAGCCAACTTGAAAAACCAGATTTCAGAATGAATATTTTGGTATAGTCATCGGATATTGGTTTCTCAAAAGAATgattcaataaaatatctAATAGGACAGACTGTTGCTTGATATTGTATTCGTTTGAATCTGTATACAGAacgatgaatttgaaaagatttctGCTTTGGAAGAgtttaatttcatcattagGAGATGTGATTaatgattttctttctaaatCATGATCTGAGTATGacattttaaaagaaataggCTCCAGAcaaataatattcttcGAATCAATATGAGACTTGTTGAATTCTAATCTTGATCGTATATCTATCAATAGTGTCTCCATTTGGGATGAAGTAGAATtagttgatgaaaaaatcagtGAATTTAGGTGACTCGGAGTAATGATGGAACCTGTTCCCATCATGCTACATTCTTCTTGATCAAGGTacagttttctttgtcttACAGAAGacttgatgaaatttttgatttttgctATGTTTTCATCGCTTAATAATGTCTCTAGTAAAGTATTGTATATGTTCATCAATTGGAACTCGTTATTGTTACTACTGGTATTGGTATCATTATTTGAGCTCTTATGTAGTTTGGCCTTTGAGAATTCATTTAAGAGGGGAATATTGGTTGTTACAATAATATGAATGATCTTGTAGTATATGTAATTTAACTGAATAGTGATATCAGAATTTGAGTTAATCACTGCACCCTTATTTCTACTAAATATGATACTTTTTATATCTTTCGAATTCTTCTTGTAAATTGACAAGATGTCAATGCATTTATCCAGAAGGCTACTCAAATCTCTATCTTTTCTCTTATCATTTATGATAAATTCGTTAATTTTACTCTCCGCAATAGCGGTTAGTTGTGCTATCGTAAGGTATTTCGACTGATGATGATTACACTCATTCTTTATAGTGctaataatattttgttcCATAATTTAACCATATATCAAAGAGtttaaaaagtttttgaaatgtATTTACCCAGTGGCAAATGTAGCTTATATTAGTGGAGATTAATATATGAAATTATACGTATCATCTAACATTAcatcctttctttttttttctgggTTTACTAGTACAAAGACCTTTAGCCATTTACTAAACGTAACGAacgataaaaataaagagatACATAAtgtaacaataaaaaatgctaGTAACAGCTGTTGACTTGAGTAGctataaataataacatGGTGTTGCATTGCTAAGTACAataaaattgaataaaggaatataaatatatgtatgtcACGAAAACATGTGTATATGGTAGTGTGTCAGGCGTTTTTTAATAAACACCATCATCTGGTCTATTCTGTTCGATTCTAGCATCATCacccttcttcttcaagtctTCCATCCCTGGTTGTTTGAAATTAGGATTCTTTCCGTGCTCTAAACTATCcaacttcttcttattGCTATCAAACAATCCCTGTTCCTTCTTCTCAGTTTCATCTTGATTATTCTTTAAGTGAGGCATTGAAGCCCTGACAGCAACGGAAAAGGGCGCCTTTGTAGATTTGCAGATCAATTGCTTTGAAGTGCGTAAAACAATGGTTCTTAGCATGTTTGAAAATATCGATATTTGTATATTAATATGAGACTGTAGATTTACTTCGCTCTCtaaaagtatataaaaatcaGAACATTGAAAAGCTGAACATTCAGCTAAATATACAAATCAAATCCTGCTAGACAAATTGTAGGTAGTTTATATACCGATGTTCTAAAGGCTCCCTAAGATTCTTTACAGGAAGAAGGGGGCGATACAGGAACAAGCCCTTTAATAGTGAGGTATccttaaaaaaagatacgTAAATCTCCACAAGAGTTGAAAAGAACCCAATCACCGAAAGTACATTGTTACGTCTCAAGAAATGTCGTCAAGAATAAGTACGGCGGTAGCAGTTAAGTAATAATATGTGGTTTAAAAAGTACAAATAATTAGATTATAATACGTAGGAGCGCAAAACCAATGATCTAATTATCGTATTCTTCCTTGATCAGTTCTCTTTCCATGTCGATCCATTTCACTTCAGCAAAGCTTTTATCCTTAGCAACGTTGGTATTTTCAGCAATGATTTTGAATCCAACTCTTTCATAGAATGGTACCAATGGTTCGTGGGCAATTAAGACAATTTTGTTGCCAATTTCCTGGTTACTTAACTTTTGAATGTAATCAGTTAATAGTAAAGTAgccaaatttttcttctgatatTCTGGTTTGATTACTACAGAATGAATACCGATATGGTTGCTGGATTCCACTTGCAATTTGCCCATGCTTTCAATGGTAATAAATTCATGTGGTATCTTAGTACCCATAATATGACCGATCAGTGTCTCCTTTTTAACTTCTTTGCCCTCGATCTCTCTGATGAAAAGGCCTGAACATAATTCGGGACAATTGGTTAAGCGGAAACTGATGATTTCCTCTGAAGCTCTTTCATTTGGTGGGAATCCTTGGCTTTCTAAGTTCGATATCTGTTGcaaatcttcaataattAAAGGTCTAATATACATATGAAGCGGTAGCGTATTGGTTGAGGAGGCCAtcttttaactttttgtCTGGAAGTAGTATACTGGTTTTGAATCTTTCCCAAGAAGTGTATCCTGATGTCGAATCCTTTTCAATCAGTTTTGTATTATGCTTTCTTTCTATACTTCTCGTTCTGTTTCTTGCCTGGTGGGATGTTTCTCGTTCTCTTGTATTccttttttcagttttgcCGTTCAAAACTATTCTTTCCAGACTACCATACGAATACTAAAAAAAGGCAGTTTCAGGTTAACCCttgaaaagagtaaaaaagaacttgTGTGTAGTTAATactgagaaaaaaaggctATTATATGTTACTTAGTTCATAAAATTataattttatttgatAGCCTATTGTCTATGCTAATGGATCAAAAAACCACTCCATCTTGGTACCACAAAATACTCTCATGCCAAAAGTACGAGCTTCGTTTCTTGTGTCCACTTTATCACCCAACCTTAAATGAATCCagttcttcaaaacttttggTTGTAAGACAAACCAGTTtataatgatgaaacttCCCACTGCATATAAAACACCAACGAAAAGGTCAAATCTATAATGGTGGTCCAGGTACATGGTGGCCCACCATTGTAAAATTATATATAAGATGGCCCAGAATTTTGGCACAAACCCATCGTTGACTATTTTAAAAACCCATTTATTTGTAAAATCCATATCTTCATGATATAAACGGATAAACTGGAGTGGTTTCTTAtttctgttgttgttggtaACGTCTCTGCTACTATTGCTGGCGCTTCTTTCATTGCTGGATACAGTCAACGAAGAGGAAGGGGAGGAGGACCGTTCATTTAAAAGATCTACGGGCTCAACAGAACTTAATGGTTCCATTTCTAGGTCGTTTGGACCCATCATGGATACTCCGTTGTTGTCGGCGTCATCTTCGCTATCCTCTTCGCTCAGTTTGAAGGTGGAAAAATCATTACTGTTCATTGTTGAGTTTTCTCTGCTGGCAAATCTATGCTTTAAGCTAGTGGATCTTGAAATTAAGAACAGGAAGCATTGAAATGCGATGGCGGAGTGCAGTGAAGGAACAGCACCAAAAACAATAGGAGACATATGGAATCCCTTCGTGTTCAGATGAGTACCCAAATGGCTATCCACTCTCGTCAAGCCGGCAGCAAACCCTTCCTGGGTG
The Saccharomyces mikatae IFO 1815 strain IFO1815 genome assembly, chromosome: 4 genome window above contains:
- the DOA4 gene encoding ubiquitin-specific protease DOA4 (similar to Saccharomyces cerevisiae DOA4 (YDR069C) and UBP5 (YER144C); ancestral locus Anc_8.188); translated protein: MEQNIISTIKNECNHHQSKYLTIAQLTAIAESKINEFIINDKRKDRDLSSLLDKCIDILSIYKKNSKDIKSIIFSRNKGAVINSNSDITIQLNYIYYKIIHIIVTTNIPLLNEFSKAKLHKSSNNDTNTSSNNNEFQLMNIYNTLLETLLSDENIAKIKNFIKSSVRQRKLYLDQEECSMMGTGSIITPSHLNSLIFSSTNSTSSQMETLLIDIRSRLEFNKSHIDSKNIICLEPISFKMSYSDHDLERKSLITSPNDEIKLFQSRNLFKFIVLYTDSNEYNIKQQSVLLDILLNHSFEKPISDDYTKIFILKSGFSSWLNSNHGNQVSSSFPPSGNVKDDSVYVNGNTSGLSLQHLPRMSPSIRHSMDDSMKEMLIAPTPVNHLQQQQQQQSSSNHAVKRSSSFKKLFSNYTSPCLKNSSSNSNLYSISSLSISNSPSPLLLHSPNPIKHDSLPVNYPETPHLWKNNEADFMTNQREQLNHNSFAHITPINTRAITSPSRTTTPKLQRFPQTISMNLNMNSNGHNSATSTIQPSSLSLSNNNSSDHTDFAPTSSSHNYDLDFAVGLENLGNSCYMNCIIQCILGTHELTQIFLDDSYAKHININSKLGSKGILAKYFARLVHMMYKEQVDSSKKISISPIKFKLACGSVNSLFKTASQQDCQEFCQFLLDGLHEDLNQCGSNPPLKELSQEAEARREKLSLRIASSIEWERFLTTDFSVIVDLFQGQYASRLRCKVCNHTSTTYQPFTVLSIPIPKKNSQNKITIEDCFKEFTKCENLEVEEQWLCPHCKQRQPSTKQLTVTRLPRNLIVHLKRFDNFLNKNNDFVRYPFLLDLTPFWANDFDGVFPPGVNDDELPIRGQIPPFKYELYGVACHFGTLYGGHYTAYVKKGLKKGWLYFDDTKYKPVKNQTDAINSNAYVLFYHRVYGV
- the FMP16 gene encoding Fmp16p (similar to Saccharomyces cerevisiae FMP16 (YDR070C); ancestral locus Anc_8.189) → MLRTIVLRTSKQLICKSTKAPFSVAVRASMPHLKNNQDETEKKEQGLFDSNKKKLDSLEHGKNPNFKQPGMEDLKKKGDDARIEQNRPDDGVY
- the PAA1 gene encoding polyamine acetyltransferase (similar to Saccharomyces cerevisiae PAA1 (YDR071C); ancestral locus Anc_8.190), whose protein sequence is MASSTNTLPLHMYIRPLIIEDLQQISNLESQGFPPNERASEEIISFRLTNCPELCSGLFIREIEGKEVKKETLIGHIMGTKIPHEFITIESMGKLQVESSNHIGIHSVVIKPEYQKKNLATLLLTDYIQKLSNQEIGNKIVLIAHEPLVPFYERVGFKIIAENTNVAKDKSFAEVKWIDMERELIKEEYDN
- the IPT1 gene encoding inositolphosphotransferase (similar to Saccharomyces cerevisiae IPT1 (YDR072C); ancestral locus Anc_8.193), with amino-acid sequence MNIISSLATFVKNMYNAGLNQRNLVTLPFNFMLNFAPVFIWLSIFKHAGLIPIEIRPNIHSKFAFFADQFLFGDYWHELTVQLPDNTYKLFFWSFVSSFAFLLVFLICLPLAIWYYIYYVKHVNYNLLEWFANIFHYPRQRNQRPIHKKFRTIFIPFALPLFTFVVLNIDHFFAYQSDANFTKTKDLLAWFSYVILHLTAPILTAVYLYVFQPPGTLKCFGFALGLQNIAGVFTHLFIPMASPWFTHLYGINDTEHVNYTQEGFAAGLTRVDSHLGTHLNTKGFHMSPIVFGAVPSLHSAIAFQCFLFLISRSTSLKHRFASRENSTMNSNDFSTFKLSEEDSEDDADNNGVSMMGPNDLEMEPLSSVEPVDLLNERSSSPSSSLTVSSNERSASNSSRDVTNNNRNKKPLQFIRLYHEDMDFTNKWVFKIVNDGFVPKFWAILYIILQWWATMYLDHHYRFDLFVGVLYAVGSFIIINWFVLQPKVLKNWIHLRLGDKVDTRNEARTFGMRVFCGTKMEWFFDPLA